A region of Tolypothrix sp. NIES-4075 DNA encodes the following proteins:
- a CDS encoding Uma2 family endonuclease — MTALTLNLNSVIKLTREQFYQLCEENPDLKLERNAQGELIIMPPTGGETGRSNSTINAQIWFWNDQNRLGEVFDSSTGFTLPSGSDRSPDVSWVEKSRWDALTKEQKEKFIPLCPDFVIEIMSPNDSLKTTQNKMQEYIENGCRLGWLINRKKQEVEIYRPGQDVEVLKFPQTISALNVLPGFVLNLQRIWG; from the coding sequence ATGACAGCACTTACATTAAACCTCAATTCTGTAATTAAACTGACAAGAGAGCAGTTTTATCAATTGTGTGAAGAAAATCCCGATTTAAAATTAGAACGCAATGCCCAAGGAGAATTAATTATAATGCCACCTACGGGAGGAGAAACAGGGAGAAGTAATTCTACTATTAACGCTCAAATATGGTTCTGGAACGACCAAAATCGATTAGGCGAAGTTTTTGATTCATCAACTGGATTTACTTTACCTTCAGGTTCTGACCGTTCTCCAGATGTTTCTTGGGTAGAAAAATCTCGTTGGGATGCTTTGACTAAAGAGCAAAAAGAAAAATTTATTCCCCTATGTCCTGATTTTGTCATTGAAATAATGTCACCTAATGACAGCTTGAAAACAACTCAGAATAAGATGCAAGAGTATATCGAAAATGGTTGTCGTCTTGGTTGGTTGATCAACCGAAAAAAACAGGAAGTAGAAATTTATCGTCCAGGACAAGATGTGGAAGTTTTAAAATTTCCTCAAACTATTTCCGCCTTAAATGTTTTACCTGGTTTTGTACTCAATCTGCAACGAATTTGGGGATAA
- a CDS encoding hybrid sensor histidine kinase/response regulator, which translates to MLPEQQQRILGYFIEEARDHLNTIEQGLLNLQSTLNDPEMINEVFRAAHSIKGGAAMLGLSSIQHTSHRLEDCFKILKEHPVQIDQKLESLFLGVSDTLKALLEHLTGPFGLTEDAANTLMSETEPVFEWLHEHLELLVQQSSNQATSSRQITASNNKFKPQEISTLHVAPEIKTVGEFQTQVLQKLREMLQLFKRSPTQETRQELQDCCYELARFGESLNFSNWCGLCRDAGSAIALPENSFLSLAKTVITEIKQALELATQNRDSEIAISPQLKTLLSVLEIDLLEISDNLIAEPSIDKNLITASTLSTNNLDIAAPTENNFADFELEPQDSISSLTELSTPLNLDSEDTITSLTELSTPLNLDSEDTITSLTELSTPLNLDSEDTITSLTELSTPLNLDSEDSITSLTELSASANQDQDNFADIFSSDRNNSQDHKLLNNRSIDLNGPEVGIAELNALADFFEGETPDLDETWQKVEILEDTSDGELLIDISNYTEDADNDFADLLSLEKEPSSNNYQTNTTATEDLTLLQLFDDNLLEQASLFPETAITNLELSDNSNCEEMPEVASSSDEIALNNEPPSDVVDDLLALTLNENELFSLGEVTQPEAENINATFTSAKTSSLNDIDSIEELSPEQDNNFDRVFTETANANSVEEIPLTNHVQKIPQSQKESFSLDSLFAAEEETIPSTTKSESGDLFDLLNFPTTAEIYQSEEDFNDFWSQEPEEELHDRFNPEADLDAVRALEASLFAAAASGDIFGNSEQASEENFDIEDIDITFLQGDLIFASDVDDDLFAQFTSTESADLFSDRESPQDIHNLPQQHTTQSQPENLSDAMLPEAVDIVPEFTTSNASTKSFEEETNLLDTTFDENNNDTLNIEDTPKIDTTESSLVAQDFFAREIAIDINAETYEPQLETQEVAPKVNNSLQAAFNFTETDFYQDENLAESELNLINDLFSGENFLLEPNQEIIPETIIEENTPKVESDNNDLFATENLLVEENQEFLPETVVESDNNDLFATENLLVEENQEFLTETVVETDNNNVLATENLLVEENQEFLPETTIEESTSEAVLEIADDEDLLEIPESENAFNEAISEVEIIENESATLEYIRAETKALEDVDTANSASVLDEFADLEALLKEEVTSTPDMEISDIDFADLEALLGEEKASTVTPIAVNNVTSKAVSSELPDEFGDLEKLLKEADQTISHSPTVTSSTGKNQRQPRRGARFEETMRVPVKHLDDMSNLVGELVVNRNTLEEDQGRQRQSLDNLLHQIQQLSDVGARMQELYERSLLEASLLASRKYKESLPLVSDSNTDRGFSELEMDRFTPFHTLSQEMIELIVRVRESASDIDFVTEETERVARQFRQVTTQLQEGLTKARMEPFSQATDGLQRGVRDTAIKHGRQVELVIEGGDTFIDKMIVEHLKTPLNHMLNNAIAHGIETPEVRQQQGKPPVGTISVRAFHQGNQTIISVKDDGAGINTDQVKAKAIAKNLISAEKAKSLSPIEIYDLLFEPNFSTKDEADELSGRGVGMDVVRTSISEIRGTITTDSTIGKGTTFTIRLPLTLSICKALCCVSDKARIAFPMDGVEDTLDIPAKNIHTNAEGQSFISWRDTMLPFRPLKELLTFNRLLSRGNVYGGNRDDDMISVIVVRSANTLVALQIDQVLSEQEIVIKQFERPAPKPIGVAGATVLGDGRIMPIADVLEIIDIFQGRTVKQSGLWEQKNTSATAETPATKIDPTVLIVDDSITVRELLSLTFNKAGYRVEQARDGQEAWDKLRSGLPCDIVFCDIEMPRCDGLELLSRIQKDSTLNHLPIAMLTSRGADKHRQMAVQLGASGYFTKPYLEEALLEAASRMLKGEKLVNSANNA; encoded by the coding sequence ATGCTGCCGGAACAACAACAGCGCATTTTAGGTTACTTTATTGAAGAAGCAAGAGACCACCTGAATACGATTGAGCAGGGGTTGTTAAATCTCCAGAGTACCCTGAACGACCCGGAAATGATTAACGAAGTTTTTCGGGCAGCTCACTCTATAAAAGGAGGAGCAGCAATGCTTGGTCTGAGTAGCATTCAGCATACGTCTCACCGTCTGGAAGACTGTTTCAAAATTCTCAAAGAGCATCCGGTTCAAATTGACCAAAAATTAGAATCTTTGTTTCTCGGTGTTTCTGATACTTTGAAAGCGCTGTTAGAGCATTTGACTGGACCTTTTGGTTTAACAGAAGATGCTGCTAACACTTTGATGTCAGAAACCGAGCCGGTCTTTGAATGGTTGCACGAGCATTTGGAATTGCTTGTCCAACAAAGTAGTAATCAAGCAACAAGTAGTAGACAAATAACTGCATCAAATAACAAATTTAAACCGCAGGAAATCTCGACATTACATGTAGCACCGGAAATTAAAACTGTGGGTGAGTTTCAAACTCAGGTGCTGCAAAAACTACGCGAGATGTTGCAATTATTTAAGCGATCGCCAACACAAGAAACTCGACAAGAACTGCAAGATTGCTGTTATGAGTTAGCGAGATTCGGTGAGTCGTTGAATTTTTCAAATTGGTGTGGTTTGTGTCGTGACGCTGGAAGTGCGATCGCGCTACCGGAAAACAGCTTTCTAAGTTTAGCAAAAACTGTTATTACCGAAATAAAACAAGCTCTGGAATTAGCTACACAAAACAGAGACTCAGAAATTGCCATCAGTCCACAACTAAAAACACTCTTGAGTGTCTTAGAAATTGACTTATTAGAAATAAGTGATAATTTGATTGCCGAACCATCGATAGATAAAAATTTAATAACAGCTAGCACTCTCAGCACTAATAATCTTGATATAGCCGCACCGACAGAAAATAATTTTGCTGATTTCGAGTTGGAGCCACAAGACAGTATCAGCAGTTTAACTGAGTTATCAACACCATTAAATCTTGACAGTGAAGACACTATAACTAGTTTAACTGAGTTATCAACACCATTAAATCTTGACAGTGAAGACACTATAACTAGTTTAACTGAGTTATCAACACCATTAAATCTTGACAGTGAAGACACTATAACTAGTTTAACTGAGTTATCAACACCATTAAATCTTGACAGTGAAGACAGCATAACTAGCTTAACTGAGTTATCCGCATCTGCGAACCAAGACCAGGATAATTTTGCGGATATATTTTCAAGCGATCGCAACAATAGTCAAGACCACAAATTGCTGAATAATAGAAGCATTGATTTGAATGGACCAGAGGTAGGAATAGCTGAGTTAAATGCTCTTGCGGACTTTTTTGAAGGTGAAACTCCTGACTTGGATGAAACTTGGCAAAAAGTAGAAATTTTAGAAGATACTTCAGATGGTGAATTGTTAATTGACATCAGCAACTACACTGAGGATGCTGATAACGATTTTGCAGATTTACTTTCTTTAGAAAAAGAACCTAGCAGTAATAATTACCAAACCAATACTACTGCAACCGAAGATTTAACTCTTTTGCAGTTATTTGACGATAACTTACTAGAACAAGCATCGCTATTTCCAGAAACAGCTATTACAAACCTGGAATTGAGTGATAATTCTAATTGTGAGGAAATGCCAGAAGTTGCATCTAGTTCTGATGAGATTGCCTTGAATAATGAACCACCATCAGATGTGGTAGACGATTTATTGGCATTAACACTCAATGAAAATGAATTATTTTCTCTAGGAGAAGTAACTCAACCAGAAGCTGAGAATATCAATGCAACTTTTACCTCAGCGAAAACTTCTTCTTTGAATGACATTGATAGCATAGAAGAACTATCTCCTGAACAAGATAATAATTTTGATCGGGTTTTTACAGAAACAGCGAATGCAAATTCGGTAGAGGAAATTCCTTTAACTAATCATGTACAAAAAATTCCTCAAAGCCAGAAAGAAAGCTTTTCTTTAGATAGTCTATTTGCTGCGGAAGAAGAGACAATACCATCTACGACCAAATCAGAATCAGGTGATTTATTTGATTTGTTAAACTTCCCAACAACCGCAGAAATTTATCAATCAGAAGAGGATTTCAACGACTTTTGGAGTCAGGAACCCGAAGAAGAACTTCATGACAGATTTAATCCGGAAGCTGATCTGGATGCAGTCAGAGCGTTAGAAGCAAGTTTGTTTGCTGCTGCTGCTTCCGGTGACATTTTTGGTAACAGTGAGCAAGCGTCAGAAGAAAATTTTGATATCGAAGATATAGATATCACTTTCTTACAAGGTGATTTGATATTTGCATCGGATGTGGATGATGATTTATTTGCTCAATTTACATCAACCGAGTCAGCGGATCTATTTAGCGATCGCGAATCTCCCCAAGATATTCACAACCTCCCCCAACAGCATACCACCCAATCGCAGCCAGAAAATTTATCAGATGCGATGCTTCCCGAAGCTGTGGATATCGTTCCCGAATTTACTACATCTAATGCTTCTACTAAATCATTTGAAGAGGAAACTAATTTATTAGATACTACTTTTGATGAAAATAACAACGATACGCTAAATATAGAAGATACACCAAAAATTGACACCACAGAAAGTTCTTTAGTAGCACAAGATTTCTTTGCTAGAGAAATCGCAATAGATATCAATGCTGAAACTTATGAACCACAGTTAGAGACACAAGAAGTTGCACCGAAGGTAAATAATAGCTTACAAGCTGCCTTTAACTTCACAGAAACAGATTTTTATCAAGATGAAAATTTAGCAGAGTCAGAACTGAATTTAATTAATGATTTATTTTCTGGAGAAAATTTCCTGCTAGAGCCAAATCAGGAAATTATACCAGAAACGATTATTGAAGAAAATACACCAAAAGTAGAAAGTGATAATAATGATTTATTTGCTACAGAAAATTTACTTGTAGAGGAAAATCAAGAATTTCTCCCAGAAACGGTAGTAGAAAGTGATAATAATGATTTATTTGCTACAGAAAATTTACTTGTAGAGGAAAATCAAGAATTTCTCACAGAAACGGTAGTAGAAACTGATAATAATAATGTACTTGCCACAGAAAATTTACTTGTAGAGGAAAATCAAGAATTTCTCCCAGAAACGACTATTGAAGAAAGTACATCCGAAGCTGTCTTGGAAATAGCAGACGATGAAGATTTGTTGGAAATACCAGAATCTGAAAATGCTTTTAATGAGGCAATTTCAGAAGTAGAGATAATTGAGAATGAATCTGCCACATTAGAGTATATCAGAGCAGAAACTAAAGCTTTAGAAGATGTAGATACGGCAAATTCTGCCTCTGTTTTAGATGAATTTGCCGACTTGGAAGCACTGCTAAAAGAGGAAGTAACATCTACTCCTGATATGGAAATATCAGACATAGATTTTGCTGACTTGGAAGCGTTGCTGGGTGAGGAAAAAGCATCAACAGTAACACCAATTGCTGTTAATAATGTCACTAGTAAAGCTGTATCATCTGAACTACCAGATGAATTTGGTGATTTAGAGAAACTACTGAAAGAAGCAGATCAAACGATATCGCATTCACCAACGGTAACATCAAGCACAGGGAAAAATCAACGTCAGCCGCGTCGCGGTGCGAGATTTGAAGAAACAATGCGGGTGCCGGTGAAGCATCTGGACGATATGAGTAACTTAGTTGGAGAGTTGGTAGTAAATCGCAACACCTTAGAAGAGGATCAGGGACGACAGCGACAATCCTTAGACAATTTGTTGCATCAGATACAACAACTTTCGGATGTGGGAGCGAGGATGCAAGAATTATACGAGCGATCGCTTCTGGAAGCTTCTTTATTAGCCAGTCGCAAATATAAAGAATCTCTTCCCCTAGTTAGTGATTCAAATACCGATAGAGGATTTAGCGAACTAGAAATGGATCGCTTTACTCCTTTCCACACGCTTTCTCAAGAAATGATTGAATTGATCGTGCGAGTGCGAGAGTCAGCGAGTGACATTGACTTTGTTACCGAAGAAACTGAACGGGTAGCGCGACAGTTTCGACAAGTAACTACTCAATTGCAAGAAGGACTGACAAAAGCGCGAATGGAGCCTTTTTCTCAAGCTACCGATGGTTTGCAACGAGGAGTGCGCGACACCGCGATCAAGCATGGCAGACAAGTGGAACTTGTAATTGAAGGTGGAGACACTTTCATCGACAAAATGATTGTAGAGCATTTGAAGACTCCTTTAAATCATATGCTCAATAATGCGATCGCTCACGGCATTGAAACCCCAGAAGTACGGCAACAGCAAGGTAAACCACCTGTGGGAACAATTAGCGTCCGTGCTTTCCACCAAGGCAACCAAACGATTATTTCTGTTAAGGATGACGGTGCAGGTATCAATACAGATCAAGTCAAAGCAAAAGCGATCGCTAAAAATTTAATTAGCGCTGAAAAAGCCAAAAGCCTGTCTCCCATCGAAATTTATGACTTGCTGTTTGAACCGAATTTCAGCACCAAAGACGAAGCTGATGAATTATCAGGTCGCGGTGTCGGTATGGACGTAGTTCGCACTTCGATCAGCGAAATTCGCGGCACAATCACTACAGATTCTACCATCGGCAAGGGAACTACTTTCACAATTCGTTTGCCGCTGACTTTGAGTATTTGTAAAGCTTTGTGCTGCGTCTCCGACAAAGCGAGAATTGCCTTCCCGATGGATGGTGTGGAAGATACTTTAGATATACCTGCGAAAAATATTCACACCAATGCCGAGGGACAGTCATTTATATCTTGGCGCGATACAATGTTACCATTCCGACCGCTGAAAGAACTTTTAACTTTCAATCGGTTACTCAGCCGAGGTAACGTTTACGGCGGTAATCGCGACGATGATATGATTTCTGTGATTGTCGTGCGATCGGCAAATACTTTAGTCGCTCTGCAAATAGATCAGGTACTCAGCGAACAAGAAATTGTTATCAAGCAGTTTGAAAGACCGGCACCAAAACCGATTGGTGTAGCTGGTGCTACCGTCCTCGGTGATGGTCGAATTATGCCGATCGCTGATGTCCTAGAAATAATTGACATCTTCCAAGGACGCACGGTCAAACAAAGTGGTCTCTGGGAACAAAAAAATACTTCCGCTACCGCAGAAACACCTGCTACTAAGATTGACCCGACAGTGTTGATTGTCGATGACTCAATTACAGTCCGCGAGTTGCTTTCTCTCACCTTTAACAAAGCCGGTTATCGCGTAGAACAAGCGCGTGATGGTCAGGAAGCTTGGGATAAACTGCGCTCCGGTCTCCCCTGCGATATTGTATTTTGCGACATCGAAATGCCCCGCTGCGATGGTCTGGAGTTGCTTTCTCGCATCCAGAAAGACTCTACCCTCAACCATTTACCGATTGCCATGCTCACATCGCGTGGTGCTGATAAACACCGACAAATGGCAGTGCAACTAGGTGCTAGCGGCTACTTCACCAAACCTTATCTGGAAGAAGCTTTACTCGAAGCTGCTTCGCGGATGCTCAAAGGAGAAAAGCTGGTTAACAGTGCTAATAACGCTTAA
- a CDS encoding prolyl oligopeptidase family serine peptidase: protein MSSEKDLTYPSSPKSDRVDDYHGTTVTDPYRFLEDPDSQETKAWVEAQNKVSFGYLNKIPAREKIKQRLTKLWDYEKYSIPWKEGENYFYFKNDGLQNQSVLYTLKSLDGEPKVLLDPNKLSADGTVALSGLSISEDGKLLAYGLSSSGSDWQEWKVRDVETTEDLEDHLKWIKFSGASWTNDNQGFFYSRYDEPNEKTKLEDVNYYQKLYYHKLGTSQTEDTLIYQRPDQKEWGFGGGVTEDGHYLVISVWLGTDPKNLFFYKDLTNPNAEVIELIKEFEADYSFIDNDDSVFYFRTNLDAPRAKVIAIDSKNPQKSAWQEIIPQAVETLESVGILNNQFVADYLKDAHSQVKIFDLNGTFVREVELPGLGSVGGFNGKRHDTETFYSFTSFTTPPTIYRYDIGSGKSQVFRQPKVDFNPADYETKQVFYRSKDNTQVPMFITYKKGIKLDGNNPTLLSAYGGFNISLTPNFSVGTIVWLEMGGVYAVPNLRGGGEYGEEWHQAGMKLKKQNVFDDFIAAAEWLIGNGYTKSDKLAIAGASNGGLLVGACMTQRPDLFGAALPAVGVMDMLRFHKFTIGWAWVSEYGSPDNPEEFKALYAYSPLHNLKPGTAYPATMITTADHDDRVVPAHSFKFAAALQAAHTGEKPVLIRIETKAGHGAGKPTAKIIEETADKWAFLVRTLDMKV, encoded by the coding sequence ATGTCCAGCGAAAAAGACCTGACTTATCCATCCAGCCCGAAAAGCGATCGCGTTGATGACTACCACGGTACCACAGTTACAGATCCTTACCGCTTCTTAGAAGACCCAGACTCCCAAGAAACTAAAGCTTGGGTTGAAGCACAAAATAAAGTTAGCTTTGGCTACCTAAACAAAATTCCCGCTAGAGAAAAAATCAAACAGCGTCTTACCAAATTGTGGGATTATGAAAAATATAGTATCCCTTGGAAAGAAGGCGAAAACTACTTTTATTTCAAAAACGACGGACTGCAAAACCAAAGCGTCCTCTATACCCTAAAAAGTCTCGACGGTGAACCGAAAGTTTTACTTGACCCGAACAAACTTTCAGCAGATGGTACTGTAGCTCTTTCCGGTTTATCTATCAGCGAAGATGGTAAACTTTTAGCATACGGTTTATCCTCATCTGGTTCTGACTGGCAAGAATGGAAAGTCCGAGATGTGGAAACAACTGAAGATTTAGAAGACCATTTAAAGTGGATTAAATTCTCTGGTGCATCGTGGACAAACGACAATCAAGGCTTTTTCTACAGCCGCTACGATGAACCAAATGAAAAAACCAAATTAGAAGATGTCAACTATTATCAAAAGCTTTATTACCACAAATTGGGTACATCCCAAACAGAAGACACATTAATTTACCAACGTCCCGACCAAAAAGAATGGGGATTTGGCGGTGGTGTCACAGAAGATGGACATTATTTAGTAATTTCCGTTTGGCTGGGAACTGACCCGAAAAATCTGTTTTTTTACAAAGATTTGACTAACCCAAATGCCGAAGTAATCGAACTAATTAAGGAATTTGAAGCAGATTATAGCTTTATTGATAATGATGATAGCGTCTTTTATTTTCGTACAAATTTAGACGCACCCCGCGCTAAAGTTATTGCTATTGATAGTAAAAATCCTCAGAAATCAGCTTGGCAAGAAATAATTCCCCAAGCGGTGGAAACTTTGGAAAGTGTCGGCATTCTCAACAATCAGTTTGTTGCTGATTATCTCAAAGATGCCCACAGCCAAGTCAAAATTTTTGACCTCAATGGTACTTTTGTTAGAGAGGTAGAATTACCCGGACTTGGTTCAGTTGGAGGCTTTAACGGCAAACGTCATGATACCGAAACTTTTTATAGTTTCACAAGCTTTACCACACCACCAACTATTTATCGCTATGACATAGGAAGCGGGAAAAGTCAAGTTTTTCGACAGCCAAAGGTAGATTTTAATCCTGCTGATTATGAAACTAAACAAGTTTTCTATCGCAGTAAAGATAATACCCAAGTGCCGATGTTTATCACCTATAAAAAAGGGATTAAACTTGATGGAAATAACCCTACCTTACTGTCTGCTTATGGCGGTTTTAATATCTCTTTAACTCCGAATTTTTCTGTCGGTACCATAGTATGGCTAGAAATGGGTGGTGTTTATGCTGTGCCGAATTTACGCGGTGGTGGTGAGTATGGGGAAGAATGGCATCAAGCGGGAATGAAGCTGAAAAAGCAGAATGTTTTTGATGACTTTATTGCTGCTGCTGAGTGGTTGATTGGTAATGGGTATACCAAGAGTGATAAGCTGGCGATCGCTGGTGCTAGCAACGGTGGATTATTAGTTGGTGCTTGCATGACTCAGCGTCCCGATTTGTTTGGTGCAGCTTTGCCAGCAGTCGGGGTGATGGATATGTTGCGCTTTCATAAGTTTACCATCGGCTGGGCTTGGGTTTCTGAATATGGTTCGCCGGATAACCCAGAAGAATTCAAAGCGCTTTATGCTTATTCCCCACTGCATAACCTCAAACCCGGTACAGCTTATCCAGCAACGATGATTACCACAGCTGACCATGACGATCGCGTTGTCCCTGCTCATAGTTTCAAATTTGCCGCTGCTTTGCAAGCTGCTCACACAGGTGAGAAACCAGTTTTAATTAGAATTGAGACGAAAGCGGGACATGGTGCGGGTAAACCTACAGCTAAAATTATCGAAGAAACCGCAGATAAGTGGGCTTTCTTAGTGCGTACCTTGGATATGAAAGTTTAG
- a CDS encoding DNA-methyltransferase — protein sequence MKLDCEPYYKTKFGAAYLGNSLELMANISSESIDLICTSPPFALVRKKEYGNVDADEYVEWFKDYAAQFHRILKPTGSLVIDIGGSWIKGMPVRSLYHFELVVALCKGKEKGGLGFYLAQELYWYNPAKLPTPAEWVTVRRERVKDSVNTIWWLSKEPHPKANNRRVLKPYSDAMKNLIKNGYKPKVRPSGHDISNKFGNDRGGAIPPNIIDGRCSTDNEVIGQPVLLQEVLFEDLVQPVNVISASNTASNDYYQRRCKEEGFKPHPARFPQALPEFVINLCTEPGDIVLEPFAGSNMTGRVAESLQRRWLAFEIDEDYIKSSKLRFEENAPLVVEPPSDLPPVASENADQNQSVQLGLF from the coding sequence ATGAAACTTGATTGCGAACCTTACTACAAAACAAAATTTGGTGCTGCTTATTTGGGAAACAGCCTGGAATTAATGGCAAATATCAGTAGCGAAAGTATCGACCTAATTTGCACCTCTCCACCATTTGCATTGGTTCGGAAAAAAGAATACGGAAACGTTGATGCCGACGAATATGTAGAATGGTTTAAAGATTATGCGGCACAATTTCACCGTATTCTGAAACCGACAGGTTCACTGGTTATTGATATTGGTGGCAGCTGGATTAAAGGAATGCCAGTTCGTTCTCTTTATCATTTTGAATTAGTTGTTGCTCTGTGCAAAGGTAAAGAAAAAGGCGGACTTGGATTTTATCTAGCACAAGAATTGTATTGGTATAATCCAGCTAAACTCCCCACCCCGGCTGAATGGGTAACAGTTCGCAGGGAAAGAGTTAAAGATTCGGTCAATACAATTTGGTGGTTGTCAAAAGAACCGCATCCTAAAGCTAACAATAGAAGGGTTTTAAAGCCTTATAGTGATGCAATGAAGAACCTGATCAAGAATGGGTATAAACCCAAAGTCAGACCATCAGGTCATGATATTTCCAATAAATTTGGAAACGATAGAGGAGGGGCTATTCCCCCAAATATTATTGATGGACGTTGCAGTACAGACAATGAAGTTATAGGACAACCAGTTCTTTTACAAGAAGTTTTATTTGAAGATTTAGTTCAACCCGTAAATGTGATTTCTGCCTCAAATACTGCTTCTAACGATTATTATCAACGACGTTGCAAAGAAGAAGGTTTTAAACCACACCCGGCAAGATTTCCTCAAGCTTTACCTGAGTTTGTCATCAACCTTTGTACAGAACCAGGAGATATTGTTTTAGAACCTTTCGCCGGTTCTAACATGACAGGTCGGGTTGCAGAAAGTTTACAAAGACGCTGGTTAGCTTTTGAGATTGATGAAGACTACATCAAAAGCTCAAAACTAAGATTTGAAGAAAATGCTCCCTTGGTTGTTGAACCTCCATCTGATTTACCACCAGTAGCATCAGAAAATGCCGATCAAAACCAGTCAGTACAGTTAGGACTGTTTTAA